The Macaca thibetana thibetana isolate TM-01 chromosome 11, ASM2454274v1, whole genome shotgun sequence genome window below encodes:
- the LOC126931646 gene encoding bromodomain and WD repeat-containing protein 1-like, with translation MAVEYVPEEKGRRPVRPRRGPPTAEASSTRGPVRLMELELYFLIARYLSAGLCWRAAQVLVHELEQYQLLPKRLDWEGNAHNTSYEELVSSNKHVAPDHLLYCRRIGAMLDKEIPPSISRVTSLLTAGRQSLLRTAKGTLI, from the exons ATGGCGGTGGAGTACGTGCCTGAGGAGAAGGGACGCCGGCCGGTCAGGCCTCGGCGCGGCCCAC CCACCGCGGAGGCCTCGTCCACCAGAGGCCCAGTGCGTCTCATGGAGTTGGAGCTGTACTTCCTCATCGCGCGGTACCTCTCGGCTGGTCTGTGTTGGAGAGCGGCCCAGGTACTCGTGCATGAGTTGGAGCAGTACCAATTGTTGCCGAAGAGGTTGGACTGGGAGGGCAATGCGCACAACACGAGCTACGAGGAACTGGTCTCGTCCAATAAGCATGTGGCTCCTGATCATCTGTTGTATTGCCGGCGCATCGGTGCTATGTTGGATAAAGAAATTCCACCCAGTATTTCAAGAGTCACTTCTTTACTTACCGCAGGAAGGCAGTCTTTGCTACGTACAGCGAAAGGTACCTTAATTTGA